The following are encoded in a window of Sporichthyaceae bacterium genomic DNA:
- a CDS encoding SSI family serine proteinase inhibitor: protein MNRRGMVAVAASTVVIAGLVSAGIAHAKSSDDDGVAPGQSRGQFGLTVTRGSGAPITVVLACDPIDGNHPHAQEACADLAKVNGQIQNITPKQGEMCPHYVSPVRATAVGRWGATSINYDHTFNNSCEMIRATDEVFDF from the coding sequence GTGAACCGACGGGGCATGGTGGCGGTCGCCGCGTCCACGGTGGTCATCGCGGGTCTGGTGAGCGCGGGCATCGCGCACGCCAAGTCCTCCGACGACGACGGGGTGGCGCCCGGGCAATCACGTGGCCAATTCGGACTCACGGTGACGCGGGGCAGCGGCGCACCGATAACGGTGGTGTTGGCCTGCGATCCGATCGACGGCAACCACCCCCATGCGCAGGAGGCCTGCGCGGACCTGGCCAAGGTGAACGGCCAGATCCAGAACATCACCCCGAAGCAGGGCGAGATGTGCCCGCACTACGTCAGCCCGGTGCGCGCCACGGCGGTGGGTCGGTGGGGAGCGACGTCGATCAACTACGACCACACCTTCAACAACTCGTGCGAGATGATCCGGGCCACCGACGAGGTCTTCGACTTCTAG
- a CDS encoding S53 family peptidase has product MARYARPLGSTRLPRAVRVGAVLAVLAAGTTVLSTPGAMAATSASGPTSAANCAKADKGYAACLSRHRTDIKGRKGRLAPSITPSGWAPNDLKSAYSIPPNLGAGSTIAIVDAYDDPNAEADLALYRSQYALPACTTAGGCFRKVSQTGSTTALPRANSGWAGEIALDMEMVSAVCPACHILLVEASSNSDANLGTAENYAASQPGVKAISNSWGGSESSSDPSLTSNYLNHPGIAITASTGDDGYGTEWPASAPAVVAVGGTSLSRSSNARGWSETAWSGAGSGCSSYEAKPSWQHDSGCAKRTIADVSAIADPNTGVAVYDSYGSGGWAVYGGTSVASPIIAGMYALANATSASSLYSAATGLNDVTSGQNKSSCSNYLCKAVVGYDGPTGVGTPSGLLAIGGSGGGTSSNTFSVAVNPTGGSLTAGTGTTATVNTTTTGGSAQTMTLSASGAPAGVNVSFGPSSLTSGSSSTMTVTTSASTTPGTYTIAVTGTGSSSSATGTYALTISAPSSGGCVTGQQLTNTGFESGSTSWTATSGVIGKNTGTSAPHSGVYDAWLDGYGRSHTDTLAQTANIPSGCTTVTVSFWTKISTQETTSSAVDKLVVALGSTTLGTLSNLNKSSGWVQYTFTTTVPAGTTSAALKFTGTENSSRYTSFLVDDTSLTVS; this is encoded by the coding sequence GTGGCCCGTTACGCCCGTCCGCTCGGATCCACCCGACTTCCCCGCGCCGTTCGCGTCGGCGCCGTCCTGGCCGTGCTGGCCGCCGGTACCACCGTGTTGTCCACACCGGGTGCGATGGCCGCGACGTCGGCGTCCGGGCCGACGTCCGCGGCGAACTGCGCCAAGGCGGACAAGGGTTACGCCGCCTGCTTGTCCCGCCACCGCACCGACATCAAGGGCCGGAAGGGACGGCTCGCGCCGTCGATCACGCCGTCGGGTTGGGCACCCAACGACCTGAAGTCCGCGTACTCGATCCCGCCGAACCTCGGCGCGGGCTCCACGATCGCCATCGTGGACGCCTACGACGACCCGAACGCCGAGGCCGACCTCGCGCTCTACCGCTCGCAGTACGCCCTGCCCGCCTGCACCACCGCGGGCGGCTGCTTCCGCAAGGTCTCCCAGACCGGCAGCACCACCGCGCTGCCCCGGGCCAACTCCGGCTGGGCCGGGGAGATCGCGCTGGACATGGAGATGGTGTCCGCGGTCTGCCCCGCGTGCCACATCCTGCTGGTGGAGGCCAGCTCCAACTCCGACGCCAACCTGGGCACCGCAGAGAACTACGCCGCCTCCCAGCCGGGGGTGAAGGCGATCTCCAACAGCTGGGGCGGGTCGGAGTCCAGCTCGGACCCATCGCTCACCTCGAACTACCTGAACCACCCCGGTATCGCGATCACCGCGTCCACCGGTGACGACGGGTACGGCACCGAGTGGCCGGCGTCCGCACCGGCTGTCGTCGCGGTCGGTGGGACGTCGCTGTCCCGGTCGTCCAACGCGCGCGGTTGGAGCGAGACGGCGTGGAGCGGCGCGGGCAGCGGCTGCTCGTCCTACGAGGCCAAGCCGTCGTGGCAGCACGACAGCGGGTGCGCCAAGCGCACCATCGCGGACGTATCCGCGATCGCCGACCCGAACACCGGCGTGGCGGTCTACGACTCCTACGGCAGCGGTGGCTGGGCGGTCTACGGCGGTACCAGCGTGGCCTCGCCGATCATCGCCGGCATGTACGCGCTGGCCAACGCCACGTCGGCGAGCTCGCTCTACTCGGCGGCGACCGGGCTCAATGATGTGACGAGTGGTCAGAACAAGAGCAGCTGCAGCAACTACCTGTGCAAGGCGGTGGTCGGCTACGACGGTCCGACCGGCGTGGGCACCCCCAGCGGCCTGCTCGCCATCGGCGGCTCGGGTGGCGGCACCAGCAGCAACACGTTCTCGGTCGCGGTCAACCCGACCGGCGGCAGTCTGACCGCGGGCACCGGCACCACCGCCACCGTCAACACCACCACCACCGGCGGCTCGGCGCAGACCATGACGCTGTCCGCCAGCGGCGCGCCGGCCGGGGTCAACGTCTCGTTCGGCCCGTCGTCGCTCACCTCCGGTAGCTCCTCGACGATGACGGTGACCACGTCGGCGTCCACCACGCCGGGCACCTACACGATCGCGGTAACCGGCACCGGGTCGAGCAGCAGCGCCACCGGCACCTACGCGCTGACCATCTCCGCGCCGTCCTCCGGCGGTTGCGTCACCGGTCAGCAGCTGACGAACACCGGCTTCGAGTCCGGTTCCACCTCGTGGACGGCGACCTCCGGCGTGATCGGCAAGAACACCGGCACCTCCGCCCCGCACAGTGGCGTTTATGACGCGTGGCTGGACGGGTACGGCCGCAGCCACACCGACACCCTGGCCCAGACGGCGAACATCCCCAGCGGCTGCACCACCGTCACGGTGTCGTTCTGGACGAAGATCTCCACCCAGGAGACCACCTCGTCGGCGGTGGACAAGCTCGTCGTGGCGCTGGGCAGCACCACGTTGGGCACGCTGTCCAACCTGAACAAATCCAGCGGTTGGGTGCAGTACACCTTCACCACCACGGTGCCGGCCGGCACCACCAGCGCCGCGTTGAAGTTCACCGGCACCGAGAACAGCTCGCGGTACACGTCGTTCCTGGTGGACGATACATCGCTCACCGTGAGCTGA